A window from Deltaproteobacteria bacterium encodes these proteins:
- a CDS encoding PBP1A family penicillin-binding protein — protein MAARRNHGGSSRGARWWVRRTAAVLLFLASAAAGGIVGRQLLTLDRIVRERFDGKLFRVPSRVMSAPIVLMPGLDPGLLDLRGTLARLGYREATGDSLPLGRYRWSERELRIHLRAFEHPSRAQPARLVAGALSPRSIESIRNLRTKRELTTLVLEPESVGAYYGPDREQRELVHLDQLPEQLTLAVMAVEDQRFYDHFGLDFWRIGGAMAANLRARSLVQGGSTLTQQLVKNFFLTPDRRLKRKLQEAAMALIVEYRYEKDAILEAYLNEIYLGQRGATQIHGVGEAARFYFGKPVADLSLAEAATIAGLIQSPNRLSPHRSPDAATARRDLVLRLMLRQGKITQEAFAEATAEPLRVATITPDLRDARFFLDALRRELPNFYGEETLAAEGLRIYSTLDLRLQRTAARVITEELARLEKSSKALAPKDGRRLEACLVALRPETGQVLALVGGRDYTASQFDRCTQARRPAGSVFKAFVYAAALEPANGTPAITLASTLDDSALIVPVWRGNWAPQNFDRQFHGTVPVRTAFENSYNVAAARLAQQLGIERVREMAQRLGVSGPLPKVPSLALGAADVTPLELARAYATFASGGIRPRVRTFEDVIDAEGQTLERQPQSFERVLDPGTAYLMTSLLQGVVDRGTAAGIRSAGVTGPIAGKTGTSNDERDAWFAGYTPEMVVVLWVGFDEPRSLGQASARIAVPIWARFVKEATGGEVAGVFRVPDDIAEIEIDPASGAVALEDCPARRSEFFLRGTEPLETCPAWQGAPLAASAREDEPRPEPTRETPPPRRRRADDDAGLLERFRRWLED, from the coding sequence GCGCCGATCGTGCTGATGCCCGGCCTCGATCCCGGGCTGCTCGACCTGCGCGGCACGCTGGCGCGCCTCGGCTACCGCGAGGCCACGGGCGATTCGCTCCCGCTCGGGCGCTACCGCTGGAGCGAGCGCGAGCTCCGCATCCACCTGCGCGCCTTCGAGCACCCGAGCCGCGCGCAGCCCGCACGCCTCGTCGCGGGCGCGCTCTCGCCGCGCAGCATCGAGTCGATTCGCAACCTCCGGACGAAGCGCGAGCTCACCACGCTCGTGCTCGAGCCCGAGAGCGTCGGCGCGTACTACGGCCCCGACCGCGAGCAGCGCGAGCTGGTGCATCTCGATCAGCTCCCGGAGCAGCTCACCCTCGCGGTCATGGCCGTCGAGGATCAGCGCTTCTACGACCACTTCGGGCTCGATTTCTGGCGCATCGGCGGCGCGATGGCGGCGAACCTGCGAGCGCGCAGCCTCGTGCAGGGCGGCTCGACGCTCACGCAGCAGCTGGTGAAGAACTTCTTCCTCACGCCCGACCGGCGGCTGAAGCGCAAGCTGCAAGAAGCCGCGATGGCCCTGATCGTCGAGTACCGGTACGAGAAGGACGCGATCCTCGAGGCCTATCTCAACGAGATCTACCTCGGGCAGCGAGGTGCGACGCAGATTCACGGGGTCGGCGAGGCGGCGCGCTTCTACTTCGGGAAGCCCGTCGCGGACCTCTCGCTCGCCGAGGCCGCCACGATCGCGGGCCTGATCCAGAGCCCGAATCGCCTCTCGCCGCACCGCTCGCCCGACGCCGCGACCGCGCGTCGCGACCTCGTGCTGCGCTTGATGCTGCGACAGGGGAAGATCACGCAGGAAGCGTTCGCCGAGGCGACCGCCGAGCCGCTGCGCGTCGCCACGATCACGCCGGACCTGCGCGACGCGCGCTTCTTCCTCGACGCGCTGCGCCGCGAGCTGCCCAACTTCTATGGCGAGGAGACGCTCGCGGCCGAGGGCCTGCGCATCTACTCGACGCTCGATCTGCGCCTGCAGCGCACCGCGGCGCGCGTGATCACGGAGGAGCTCGCGCGACTCGAGAAGTCGTCGAAGGCACTCGCTCCTAAGGATGGGCGGCGGCTCGAGGCGTGCCTCGTCGCGCTGCGCCCCGAGACCGGTCAGGTGCTCGCGCTGGTTGGCGGGCGCGACTACACGGCGAGTCAATTCGATCGCTGCACGCAGGCGCGCCGCCCCGCGGGCAGCGTGTTCAAGGCGTTCGTCTACGCCGCCGCGCTCGAGCCGGCGAACGGCACGCCCGCGATCACGCTCGCGAGCACGCTCGATGACTCCGCGCTGATCGTGCCGGTATGGCGCGGCAACTGGGCGCCGCAGAACTTTGATCGCCAGTTCCACGGCACGGTGCCCGTCCGCACCGCATTCGAAAACTCCTACAACGTTGCGGCGGCGCGCCTCGCGCAGCAGCTCGGGATCGAGCGCGTGCGCGAGATGGCGCAGCGCCTCGGCGTGAGCGGCCCGTTGCCGAAGGTGCCGAGCCTCGCGCTCGGCGCCGCCGACGTGACGCCGCTCGAGCTGGCGCGCGCGTACGCGACGTTCGCGAGCGGCGGGATTCGCCCGCGCGTCCGCACGTTCGAGGACGTGATCGACGCCGAGGGCCAGACGCTCGAGCGCCAGCCGCAGTCGTTCGAGCGCGTGCTCGATCCGGGCACCGCGTACTTGATGACGAGCCTGCTACAGGGCGTCGTCGATCGCGGAACGGCGGCGGGCATTCGGAGTGCGGGCGTCACGGGCCCGATCGCGGGCAAGACCGGCACGAGCAACGACGAACGCGACGCCTGGTTCGCGGGCTACACGCCCGAAATGGTGGTCGTGCTGTGGGTCGGCTTCGACGAGCCGCGCTCGCTCGGGCAGGCGTCCGCGCGCATCGCGGTGCCGATCTGGGCCCGCTTCGTGAAAGAGGCGACTGGCGGCGAGGTGGCGGGCGTGTTCCGCGTGCCCGACGACATCGCGGAGATCGAGATCGATCCCGCGAGCGGCGCCGTCGCGCTCGAAGACTGCCCAGCCCGCCGCAGCGAGTTCTTCCTGCGCGGCACCGAGCCGCTCGAGACCTGCCCCGCCTGGCAGGGCGCTCCGCTCGCCGCGAGTGCGCGCGAGGACGAGCCGCGCCCCGAACCCACCCGCGAAACGCCTCCGCCGCGGCGCAGGCGCGCGGACGACGACGCAGGCCTACTCGAGCGCTTCCGCCGCTGGCTCGAGGATTGA
- the lspA gene encoding signal peptidase II, whose product MQAKHKFFFSALAVAFALDVGSKQLVIDHLARYELAPVIEGFFYLTHVRNPGAAFSMLANAPDWFRTYFFPGMTIFALGLVISMFRQLKPNERLAACALGLLLGGASGNLLDRLRHGEVVDFLHVVLWGGRSWPDFNFADSFIVIGVGLLIFEMFASEGETLESDRPAGAA is encoded by the coding sequence ATGCAGGCGAAGCACAAGTTCTTCTTCAGCGCGCTCGCAGTCGCGTTCGCTCTCGACGTGGGCTCGAAGCAGCTCGTGATCGACCACCTCGCGCGCTACGAGCTGGCGCCCGTGATCGAGGGCTTCTTCTACCTCACGCACGTTCGCAATCCCGGCGCCGCGTTCAGCATGCTCGCGAACGCGCCCGACTGGTTCCGCACGTACTTCTTTCCCGGCATGACGATCTTCGCGCTCGGGCTCGTGATCTCGATGTTCCGTCAGCTGAAGCCGAACGAGCGCCTCGCCGCATGCGCGCTCGGCCTGCTGCTCGGAGGCGCGTCAGGAAACCTTCTCGATCGCCTCCGCCACGGCGAAGTGGTCGACTTCTTGCACGTCGTGCTGTGGGGTGGGCGCTCTTGGCCCGATTTCAACTTCGCCGATTCGTTCATCGTGATCGGCGTGGGCCTGTTGATCTTCGAGATGTTCGCGTCCGAGGGCGAAACGCTCGAGAGCGATCGCCCCGCGGGCGCGGCGTAG
- the fsa gene encoding fructose-6-phosphate aldolase: MKFFIDTASVKEIREAAALGLLDGVTTNPSLLSKESGDPLEILRDITKIVDGPVSAEVTALDCDGMLSEAAKLQRIAPNIVIKVPMTLEGLKAIRRLSDQGVQTNCTLIFSPTQALMAAKAGATYASPFVGRLDDISQDGMGLIRSICTIYRNYGFATQVLVASVRHPIHVVQAAEIGAHVVTMPTKVIEQLVKHPLTNSGLEQFLADWEKVKNRS, from the coding sequence ATGAAGTTCTTCATCGACACCGCGAGCGTGAAGGAGATCCGCGAAGCCGCGGCGCTCGGCCTGCTCGACGGCGTGACGACGAACCCGAGCCTGCTCTCGAAGGAGAGCGGCGACCCGCTGGAGATCCTGCGCGACATCACCAAGATCGTGGACGGCCCGGTGAGCGCAGAGGTCACGGCGCTCGACTGCGACGGCATGCTCTCCGAGGCGGCGAAGCTGCAGCGCATCGCGCCGAACATCGTGATCAAGGTGCCGATGACGCTCGAAGGGCTGAAGGCGATCCGCCGCCTCTCGGACCAGGGCGTGCAGACGAACTGCACGCTGATCTTCAGCCCGACGCAGGCGCTGATGGCCGCGAAGGCGGGTGCGACGTACGCGTCGCCGTTCGTCGGCCGGCTCGACGACATCTCGCAAGACGGGATGGGCCTGATCCGCTCGATCTGCACGATCTACAGGAACTACGGCTTTGCGACGCAGGTGCTGGTCGCGAGCGTTCGTCATCCGATCCACGTGGTGCAGGCCGCCGAGATCGGCGCGCACGTCGTCACGATGCCGACGAAGGTGATCGAGCAGCTCGTGAAGCACCCGCTCACGAACAGCGGACTCGAACAGTTCCTCGCGGACTGGGAGAAGGTCAAGAACCGGTCCTAG
- a CDS encoding IclR family transcriptional regulator — MRRSKSDYVIQTVANAFRLLEEFGGSTCELGVTELSDRLKLHKNNVFRLLATLQQQGYVEQCAETEQYRLGRSCLALGQAFSETRSLLRFGRPVLARLAEDTHESAHIAVLSSYEVVHLDGEQPKQLVATSLRTGERLAAHCTALGKVLLASRSAAALAQLDKERVKAGKLVAHTPATITDRDKFFEHLRAVASQGWALDLEECAPGLCCVAAPVHDATGAVVAAISVSAPAFRASEARIHSDVMPNVLAAARELSARMGFVATAA, encoded by the coding sequence ATGCGACGGTCGAAGAGCGACTACGTCATTCAGACGGTGGCGAATGCCTTCCGTCTCCTCGAAGAGTTCGGCGGAAGCACCTGTGAGCTCGGCGTAACCGAGCTCTCGGATCGGCTGAAGCTGCACAAGAACAACGTGTTCCGGCTGCTCGCGACGCTGCAGCAGCAGGGCTACGTCGAGCAGTGCGCCGAGACCGAGCAGTATCGGTTGGGCCGCAGCTGCCTCGCGCTCGGCCAGGCGTTCAGTGAGACGCGCTCGCTGCTGCGCTTCGGTCGCCCAGTGCTCGCGCGGCTCGCCGAGGACACGCACGAGTCGGCGCACATCGCCGTGCTCTCGAGCTACGAGGTCGTCCACCTCGATGGCGAGCAGCCGAAGCAGCTCGTCGCCACGTCCCTGCGCACGGGCGAGCGGCTCGCGGCGCATTGCACCGCGCTCGGCAAGGTGCTGCTCGCGTCTCGCAGCGCCGCGGCGCTCGCGCAGCTCGACAAGGAGCGCGTGAAGGCGGGCAAGCTCGTCGCCCACACGCCGGCCACGATCACGGACCGCGACAAGTTCTTCGAGCACCTGCGCGCCGTCGCCTCCCAAGGCTGGGCGCTCGACCTCGAAGAGTGCGCACCGGGCCTCTGCTGCGTCGCCGCGCCAGTGCACGACGCGACGGGCGCCGTCGTCGCCGCGATCTCCGTCTCCGCCCCGGCCTTCCGCGCGAGTGAGGCTCGCATCCACAGCGACGTGATGCCGAACGTGCTCGCAGCCGCGCGAGAGCTCTCCGCGCGCATGGGCTTCGTCGCGACGGCGGCCTGA
- a CDS encoding acyl-CoA dehydrogenase family protein, which yields MDFALSDEQLALQDTARRFAETEMKPLAAAHDQSGEMPMGIMRKAWELGLSHVYIPAEYGGVGLSALDASIVVEELSWACAGMTTSIMANDLGLTPILVAGSDAQKREWLGRFTQRFEMVAFCLSEPGAGSDVAGLALTARRDGDHYVLNGTKCWITNGGVADVFTVFARLEGSKRHDGVCAFVMEAKTPGVTAGKKEDKMGQRASDTRVLHFDGARVPAANRLGEEGEGFRTAMKTLDTTRPSIGALANGITRRALDESVAYAKERKAFGAPIGGFQAVQFLLADMAKDLEAARLLTYQSAWALDRGAPASKLSSFAKCFATDTAMRASTDAVQVFGGNGYTKEYPVEKLMRDAKLMQIYEGTNQIQRVVIARELLKG from the coding sequence ATGGACTTCGCTCTCTCCGACGAACAGCTCGCCCTCCAGGACACCGCGCGCCGCTTCGCGGAGACCGAGATGAAGCCCCTCGCCGCGGCGCACGACCAGAGCGGCGAGATGCCGATGGGGATCATGCGCAAGGCGTGGGAGCTCGGGCTCTCGCACGTCTACATCCCGGCGGAGTACGGCGGCGTCGGCCTCAGCGCGCTCGACGCCTCGATCGTGGTCGAGGAGCTGTCTTGGGCGTGCGCGGGCATGACCACATCGATCATGGCCAACGATCTCGGCCTCACGCCGATCCTCGTGGCGGGCAGCGACGCGCAGAAGCGTGAGTGGCTCGGGCGCTTCACGCAGCGCTTCGAGATGGTCGCGTTCTGCCTCTCGGAGCCCGGTGCCGGCTCCGATGTCGCGGGCCTGGCGCTCACCGCGCGCCGCGACGGCGATCACTACGTGCTGAACGGCACGAAGTGCTGGATCACGAACGGCGGCGTTGCGGACGTGTTCACCGTGTTCGCGCGGCTCGAGGGCTCGAAGCGCCACGACGGCGTGTGCGCATTCGTGATGGAGGCGAAGACGCCGGGGGTCACGGCGGGCAAGAAGGAGGACAAGATGGGGCAGCGTGCGAGCGACACGCGCGTGCTCCACTTCGACGGCGCGCGCGTGCCCGCCGCGAACCGCCTCGGCGAGGAAGGCGAGGGCTTCCGCACCGCGATGAAGACGCTCGACACCACGCGCCCGTCGATCGGCGCGCTCGCGAACGGCATCACGCGGCGCGCACTCGACGAGAGCGTCGCCTACGCCAAGGAGCGCAAAGCGTTCGGCGCCCCGATCGGCGGCTTCCAGGCCGTGCAGTTCTTGCTTGCCGACATGGCGAAGGACCTCGAGGCCGCGCGTCTGCTCACTTACCAGTCCGCCTGGGCGCTCGACCGCGGCGCCCCCGCCTCGAAGCTCAGCTCGTTCGCGAAGTGCTTCGCCACCGACACCGCGATGCGTGCGTCGACGGACGCCGTCCAGGTGTTCGGCGGCAACGGCTACACGAAGGAGTACCCCGTCGAGAAGCTGATGCGCGATGCGAAGCTGATGCAGATCTACGAAGGCACGAACCAGATCCAGCGCGTCGTGATCGCACGCGAGCTGCTGAAGGGCTGA